The following are encoded in a window of Bdellovibrio svalbardensis genomic DNA:
- a CDS encoding pseudouridine synthase, whose amino-acid sequence MSEDSSTQRVRLNKLIADSGLASRRHADRMIEEGQVTVNGKRVYELGVKVDPTLDSIKVNGKVLRKPLAQKLYLVFNKPAGVLTTMEDPEGRPTVAEYLGGVPSRVFPVGRLDWDSEGMILLTNDGDYANKVMHPKAEVTKTYLVKLDGQPQPHQLEKLRQGVSIIGGKVSARHIEKIKKAGDKKSDKYEWFKIVITEGKNRQIRQMFAKIGFDVIKLQRVAIGRLRLGALKTGALVYINEAAAERVFLADDPEELKMKKASPYAGRAPSAKKTAKPASRIRLKKEGGKTGYSGGVKVASKGSKK is encoded by the coding sequence ATGTCTGAAGATAGCTCCACTCAAAGAGTTCGACTTAACAAATTAATCGCTGATAGCGGCCTAGCTTCTCGCCGTCATGCGGACCGCATGATCGAAGAAGGCCAAGTGACTGTAAACGGCAAGCGCGTTTACGAGCTTGGTGTTAAGGTAGATCCCACTCTAGACAGCATCAAAGTAAACGGTAAGGTTCTAAGAAAACCTCTCGCTCAAAAGCTTTATCTAGTTTTCAATAAACCTGCTGGCGTTCTGACTACGATGGAAGATCCTGAGGGTCGTCCAACTGTGGCTGAATACCTTGGTGGAGTTCCTTCTCGCGTATTCCCAGTGGGACGTCTGGACTGGGACTCCGAAGGCATGATCCTTTTGACCAACGATGGCGACTATGCCAACAAAGTCATGCATCCAAAAGCAGAAGTAACAAAAACTTATCTTGTGAAATTGGATGGCCAACCGCAACCGCACCAATTGGAAAAACTTCGCCAAGGGGTTTCAATCATCGGCGGTAAAGTATCCGCTCGTCATATCGAAAAGATCAAAAAAGCCGGCGACAAAAAATCTGATAAATACGAATGGTTCAAAATCGTGATCACAGAGGGTAAAAACCGTCAGATCCGTCAGATGTTCGCGAAAATCGGTTTTGACGTTATCAAGCTTCAACGTGTGGCGATCGGTCGCTTGCGTTTGGGGGCTCTTAAAACTGGAGCTTTGGTTTATATCAATGAGGCTGCCGCTGAACGCGTCTTCTTGGCGGATGATCCAGAAGAGCTGAAAATGAAAAAAGCTTCGCCTTATGCAGGTCGCGCTCCTTCTGCAAAGAAGACCGCAAAACCAGCATCACGCATTCGCCTTAAAAAAGAAGGCGGCAAAACCGGGTATTCTGGTGGCGTGAAAGTAGCTTCTAAAGGTTCAAAAAAATAG